The Drosophila sechellia strain sech25 chromosome 2L, ASM438219v1, whole genome shotgun sequence region TCTTGTGACATtcgaaacagcagcagcagcagcagctcgaaAAACGGCCAAGACAGAAATAATATTGGcggaatgaaaaaaaaaaaaaaatgaaaaccgaaaaaaacaaaagaaataaggCCAATGATGCTTGTAATTGTAGCTCCAGTTGGCCCCAAACTCTTGTTGGTTTTGCAACTGCTGTGCTCTGTGTGTTTTCCACACGATTTTAGCCCCTTTCGCAGCTCTTGGCCAATTGCAATTTCAAGGCTGCAGCTCCAACTCGAGCGAGCACTCCATCTTCTTGGCCACCGCATCCATCGCATCGCCCACATGCGCAAACAAGTCTTAAAAACTCATTAACGTTTAATAATGTGAAAAGCGAGCTGCCGCCGGCTACACAGTTGGCCACTGACTGTCACCACGTTTGTGGCACACGGAAAACTACAGCCACTTCTTGGGACAAGCTTCAGTTTAAATCGGGAAGATTAAGGCCAGATTTAAAACTACTAGTTTTAGACTCAGCCAAACACCATGCCACATTGTAGCACCCAACATATGATTCTTTCAATGAAGATTACCATTTCGAAAACCACTCCTGTTTTCTCGCGGTGCAGTTACCCAACATGCGCTGCTTACTGCCCCCGATGGACACTTGCTGCACTCAATCAAGCTCGACGCCCCGAAGAGGGTTGATATCGGATGTACTGCGAATGCGAATGTCAGGGGGCTAAAACCCGGGATGAGTTGTCTTCATTTGGCCATGAATGGCAGCTGGCAACTGCAGCAGACCAGCCATAAAAGTTGACAGCATCTTTTTTTTGCGTGCTTTTGGTCGAGAAAGTGATTAtagaaaaaggaaaactgaATGCCTGCATTAGCTAATGGACTTTATCATACTCTTAAgcatatataaatgataaatatCTTTGCATATCTGAACGATGATGATCGAACATCAACTTGCCGCTAATTTCCTTTCCCCTCGAAAAAAAGGTGCTCCAATTAACAGCTTCCAAAAGCAGGTTGTTCGTTCTATAACCCAGATATCTAGCCTATATAGCCCCATTCCATCGAAAACTTGATCATGAGCAGGAAACTGAGTTTAAGACCACGGCATTTTGTCATTTCATTGGCGGCGAGCAGCTTTATCACTTCTtggtaaaaaaaagaagacaaaacaaaaaccgcaTGAGAGTGCTATTAAAATACAGCTTCATCCTAGACAATTACGATAGAGTAAAACCCGCTTTACTACGGGGAAATCTTTTTCTTGTACAGCATCTGCAGCTTCTTCTTTGTACGCTGCCAGCCATAACTGTAGTTGCAGGTGTGTGGGTAAATGTACTCGATGTTGTTGTAGTTTCGGTGTTCGCTCGGGGGAATTTACGGAGCGTTGATGGCTTTCTCCTCTAAGACTCGATTTTATGGGGAATGGTGGAGAGGAGACGTGCGGTTTGGGGCAGGGGAATGGATAACATAGTGCTCCAACTACGCTTGGAATGGAAATGCGGATGGGTATGGGGATGGTGGAGGTGTCCAACAAGAGCACGGCCAGATGATCTCTAGGCCATTAGGTGGGGCTAGCAAAAAAGTTTTCGTTTATTGGTGGCATGGGCCAGTTTTATTGCTTCATTTGCACACAACCACTGCTGCAGAGGCCGAGGTCAGGTTGCTATAATTTAGGGGGCAGGTGGGCGAGCAGTGTGGCTCCCCAGGTGCAAGGCGGATCGCCATTCTTTCAGCGGAACGGCAGGTAAAAAACCTTCAACCGGAGGTAGCTGCATTATTGCTATTCAAAAAGTTGGTTTATTTAATGCTTTTTCGAGGAATTTTTTATATCATTTAGTAGATAAGGCTAGTTAGATTCAAGCGAAATCAACAAGAAAGCTATCTGGCACTTCCGACGAATCTTTTTCGcaattttatctttatttagCCCAGAAAAATGTTCCAATGAGATTTAATACTATCAATCACGTTTTAGTTTTGGCGACAACTATGAAGTAATCGTATAGATAAGGCGCAGTGAGTAATATTGCAAAGCATTAAGTCATAACAAGCACCGATTTTAGCAATCAGTGAAATTTGTAGGAACTGCTTCCGCGAAATCTTTCCCACAATcagtgttttcttttttgtgtcTTCTTGGCATTGGATTTACCCAACGAGAAGTCACGACCCAAGCGAGCATTATTTTCCGACGATCCGGTGGTCACTATCATCATTACAGTGCGGCCGATAAGTACGTGGCCCATTGTCATTTAGTCATTAGCTGTGGGCTTTAATTGCAGGTGGAAAACGCCGACCTTAATGCATTCGGTTCCACAATGCGGttgataaaaagaaatgcatttgcaATGCTTAAATAggagcagaaaaaaaaaacagggaaAGCATTCTAAGTAGACATAGTTATCTGACTCCATCAGCAGATTTCCGGTAATTAGTATTAtgattttctagctatttaaaatcaaaatttaatgatttaattcaaaaaatgttgaaagaCAAGAAAGATCTTATAAGAATAACTGTTGCTTCTGATAAGaagaaatgtatttatttacgcTTACTATAAGATTGGAAATTCCCCGAAAATATTACATACCCTATTGAAAACTGGGTAATTTAACGTGTATTGCCCAGGAAAACTGCATTTAACCAGAAAAACAAGAAGACGAATCTTCAGCGGATTTTATTTACACGAACCGGTTTAATTGGCTCGACCTCCAATCAGAATCAAGTTCACGAACGCACTGGCATTAAGAGTCCAATAAGTGCATTGGGGGAAATACAAATGGAAACAGATGAAAAGTGTCGCTGGAAATCGCTTACCCAAAGGGAAAAATCTCTGGAAGCTGCTGGATGAAAGGATGTGGGAAGAAAACAACAGAAACGTTGCAGGATTAACGCAATTTTTTTCCTCTTTCTGTTTGatagtgtgtgtatgtggcgAATTAAAGTGACCAACAaaaacagacacacacacacggcagGCCGCTCACTAACtaacacacactcgcacagaATCGTACGCACCGagagagagcgaaagagatggATGGAGCGAGGGGAGATTCGAAAATTGAACACGTTTGCCGcgattccgatttcgatttcggcGTAGGGCATACTAACGCCCCTAAATTGTGGGCGACCCGGTTTATTTACACGTCCGTATGCCCGAATTACTTaggtacatatgtgtgtattaCGGACCGCGCCTGCTGCACTTTCCACTACTACCACTCCAACTCTCTGTTGCGTACGCGCggctgtgtgtgcgtgtgtgagtgtgtttatGTGTGCGGATCAAGTGCACACGTATGCAACTGCTTGGCCGTGTGGGTGTttcaaatttgattttttatccggaaaaaattgcattaaacTACTCACACTTGCACTGCACAAGCACTGTTAACTATCTTttgattaataattaattcatgCGCGACGCGACATATCCTCGTAACGGAGCAAAAAATTACGAAGAAGAGAGCGTTGCGGGTTGCTTAAATAGATTTTTCAGGTTTTTAGAGTGCCCAGCTGAGGTGTGCCGGAAAATAAAAGTGCAGGGGGACAAAGGTAAATGCGCTAATGTTATCGATAGTTGCAATAAGACTGTTCAAAAACAATggtttaaaattatttttgatgATGTTTTTCAGTGGCTTAAACGAATTCTGTAACTATTTTTAATcccattttaatattattacaaatttgtaaaaacaaattgtaaatGGAAGAGGTAATATAGAAAAGGGTTTTTCtttgatatattttaaaactatTATACATTTACTTAAATTTCTATAGAATTCCGAAAAAGTttctataaaatataaaattttggTACCCTACACAGTATTTTCGAACTGCCCGCCCACTTAATAAGTTTATGAAAATAACGGTATTATTTAGCACTATAGTGGCCGAGTAGTCGATTTGCACAAAACGGAAAACATTAAGTTATCGATTGCATATCAACTTCGCGTCCAATGCCCCTGGTCACACCTGccataataaaagaaaaacttagAAAAACGGCGATTAATTCAGCGCTGAAAATCATACGCTTCGCGTCTATCCGCGTCGCAATGCACAGTAGCAGCTTGCTGCCAGATCCGGCTGTCTATCAGCCGGACACCCTGGACCTTAACACGGATGAAAAGGCGGCGGATTACTGGTTCAAATGCTTCCGCGACATGGTGGCCAAGTTCGCGAAGGTGGCGGTCAAGTCGCAGGAGGAGGATCAGACGGCCACGCAGCGAGCGGAGCAGTTCCAGGCGGCGTATCTGCAGCGGCTGGAGGAGCACCAGCGTAATGTGCCAGTCAACAAGGGCAAGGTGATTCTGGGCACCAGTGAGCTTCTCAAGCTAAACGAAACCCTGTTGCGGCGCTACGGATTTGCAGATCCCTGGCTGAGACAAAAAAGACTGGAAAATGCCTCGGCTATGGCCCGCCTGAAGCAGCGTCTCCAGGAATTGGATGCCCTGGCGGATGAGGACACCAGGTGGACGGAGCTGGTACGCGGTGTCCTCGCCGGCAACATGTTTGACTGGGGCGCACAGGCCATATCTAACATACTGGAGCAGGACAGCAATTTCGGACTACATTCGGCACTGGATCGCATTGAGAAGCGACCGTGGCTGCTGGACAACCTGGACAGCTGGTTGAATCGCCTCAAGGGCGAGCCCCACAAGTGCGCCGTGGTCTTTGTGGACAACAGCGGCGTGGATGTGGTCCTGGGTGTGCTTCCCTTTGTCCGAGGACTGCTGAAACGAGGCACCAAGGTGCTGCTCTGCGCCAACAGTGAACCTGCTCTCAACGATGTGACCAGCGAGGAGCTGAGATCCTTGCTGGACGACTGCTCGCGGGAGTGTGAGGTCCTGGAGCAGGCCTGGTCACAGGGACAGCTACTGGTCTATGCAAATGGACAGACTAGTCCCTGCCTGGATATGCGCACTCTGCCCAAGGAGCTGTGCGACGCCATCGCCGCCAATGAGACTGACCTGCTTGTGATCGAGGGCATGGGGCGCGCCCTGCACACAAATCTGAATGCCCGCTTCGGCTGCGAGACCCTCAAGCTGGCCGTGATCAAAAACAAATGGTTGGCCAAGTACCTGGGCGGCGAGGACATGTTCGCCGTCGTCTGCAAGTTCGAACCGGCTGCGCCCAGCTAGTCCAGAAGCCACTACGTTCATTGTTATTCCTTGTTGACAAACAAACGATATCCCCGGTCCTTGTTCGTTTCGAAATTATTGTTACCGCCACCCCTAACCCACAGCCCACAAACTAATCCCATCCCTCGAACTACCGATGAGATTCATATGTGTATAAATGTAATCCTAATGCAAGTGCTTTCGTGGTTACCTCACCCATTAACCgcaaaaaaactttaaataattaaaaacaagaatATATAATAACAAAGCCTTTTGTTTATCATGACGGCGGTTTATTATCGGTCATGGTTATATGGACTGCAATTTTGATAAGCGCCAAATGGTGTGGATTACGCCCCGATAACGTCCACCGTTCGCTTCCAACGGGCATTTCATCAGCACGGAGGGCTCCTACCCATAAAACTTTGATACTGTCtgcttgattttttttttgtttgcggccTGCGGTGCGACTGACTATCTCATTTATCTCTCGATTCGTGGtcgaaataaaacaacaaagtcACCGTAATAACTGGTTGATGGTTGATAAGCAGCAGCAAACGAAGCCGAGACCAGGAAATGCATGATCTTAAGCTAAATTCGAAATTAATTCGATCAACAGATTTAGGCATGAGAAACTGGCAAAgctattaataaaaaaaaaaaaataataataataatgaaatccaaaaataaacacaagagGGAAAATgcgtgcaaatatttgcattccATAATGCGCATATAGATTAGTGATTAAAACATCAAATAAAGAGAAATTAAGCATTTAGTAGACATTTAAGGTTCCTTGACAAATAACTCATTAATGAAATACCATCCAAAAttccaaaaataataaatccaAATAAATGTAACGGTCTTTTTAACAGCGTGGCGTTAACAGCGAGGTTTCCAGAGCGAGCACTGTTAGGTGGTGGCGCAGCTAACATCAGCTGTTGGGCGCGCGTGACACGAGCTCATCACTCCAAATCGTCAGTTGTCAGCTGTGCTGTTGTCAGTTTTTCGACGGTCGTGtgaaaattaatgcaaaaaaaTCCCCAATAGATAAACAATAAATAGACGTGCGGAAAAAGGATAGCCTGGACAAGTTGAAACTCGCGTCGTTTTGGTTCTTTTAGTTTTCCTTAAAACACTTTGCTTTGCGCACAGTCAGAGATTTTCCGTTTTCCATTCGACCCCAAGCAATTATCGGCGTATCAAGCAGCAGATTATGGATATTCTGAAGAAAATGTTCAAGTCCGAGGCGGAGAAGGAGCCGAAGTGAGTATTGGATGGTGGGCGCTACGGATTTGTGGGCATTATGCAAGTTTTGGGGGCGCCCAATGGCCAGGGAACGTAGTCTAAAAATATTGAGGGGGGGGGCCAGCAGCTATGCGGCGGCGTTTTTCAGGCGACAATGGATCGATAACCAGGCACCTGCCATTATAGATACATTTTCGCCAggatacacacacgcacgcggATAAGGGAAAGCGCCCGCTGCTCTCCGTGGAAACGGAGGCTGCGTATTGATGCACCCGAGGGTTGGAAGTCCAATTCCCCTTCTCATCCCTGTTCTTTTTCCCATCTCTCGCTCTCTGACTCTCTTCAAGCAGCTCTTCGGTTTCCGCTTCCAACAAGGACGAGTTCCGCAAGCCGCAGTGGTTCGAGGAGGCCGAGACCGATGACGAACTCTTCGACGACgatcgtaagttcgccttccaGGTCTTCACCAGTCCGCTGGAGATGCAGAAGCACTTCGAAAACCAGTTGCAACGACTTCTGGAATCTCTGCACGACAAGGATGGTAAGTGGGGTTATTCAAGGAGTTCTATTCCCTTTTCGGGTTGTAAATTACAGTCTAAACTTCCTAAAACTGCAAATCCAAATGCCCTTTTTCAAAGTTAATGATAGCATTAGCAATTCATCCCATTAGTCGAAGAAAATCGAtctatttaaacaaattgcaattggTCGACTCACTTGTTATTTGCTAATTGACACAAAACCAATAAGTAATTGCAGTAAcctgcatatatgtatatgtacaaaGTGTATGCTTTAATTTGTTAGATAACTTGGTTTCTTGTTCCACCATTGAATAATTATTTACTATATTTGGCTTATACAGATGGATTTGAGCGCGACTTGAAGGAGGACTTCTTGAAGCCGGGCTTTGAGAGCAAGATTCTGAAGAAGTTTCAGCAGCAGAAGGATTTCTCTTTGGATACCGATTTGGATGGCGAGTAAGTAAACACACTAAACCAGCAAACGAGATCACATTAAACCATTAATTTCTTTTAGGATCTATGCCGACCAGCTGCACTCGCTCATCCAGCGTCTGAATCCGGAGGAGAATGTGGTGTCTGGCGACCAGGTGATTGGCAACATCTTGCCATCGAATCAGCATGGCTATCGCAAGGGTGTGCAGCGCGCCAAGCTTACGGATGAGGAGATTATCATGGGCCGGATTCATGGTACCATCTCCGCCGATGGAGAGAGCCAGTCGTACGCTCGTCCACCGCGTCCGCCTATGAACAACAAGCCGGACATCATGATGCCCATGACTCCGATGTTGCCGCGTAGTGGAATGTCTCCATTCGGAGGAGTATTCGACGGCAACTATCAGGTGGGAAAGATCTCATTCCCCCCTACAAAAAACAATCATTTATAAACATTTCCGATAGGGTCCCAAGCTATTCAGCCAGAGCGTGATGACCAAGACTGTGCGCAAGCCGGATGGCAGCTATGAGACCACCAAGGTTACTCAGGATTCGTCCGGTCACAAGACCACCACCGTAACCCGGATGATAGACGGGCGTAAAGAGACCATTGTCACCCACGATGGCGGAGCTCCAGCAGCTGGTATGGGTGGAAAgcaggtgcagcagcagcagcagcagaaggagGAGTTGGCCGTAGACCGTGGCGAACGCAACATATACGTGACAAAAGAAGGCTACGCCATGCCACGGAACCTCTGGTGACCAGTGGTGAACAACTATTGCCCCAATCAAGACAAGCGATCTCTGCTgcagcaacagaaacaacagcaacagtacGAAGATAGGCTAAAGCGATTCGTCGGCAACATAGTCCCGCATCCACACAACATCCAAATTAGAACCTACTACATTTTAGTTTACATTCTCCTTAGTGTTTGGTGTTTTAGATGAAACGCACTTGAGACAACAGATGACGACGACGATTATTGACCATGATTTAATTGACCAGCGATCAGCGATCCGCTGGGCATATATATTATGTGAGACTGGCGCACCACCCGGCGGCGCCGCACTTTCAGTTCCCAGATCCAGGGCTCTCTGCAGGCCAAGCTCGAACTCCCGACGGTTGGAGATGGAATTGGTATCGGAGATGGCTCGTGTTGAGCGGTGCGAACGTATGATTCATTTCGGTTTTgtgagcagcaggagcaggccACACGGATGGAATGGGCAGGCTTTCGAGTCGTCCACTCCAATTCCCGCAGAGCGCTGGCTGGCATCCAAAGCAAAAGGCAACCAACAAACAATCGCCCAAACGGCGGAAGTTATTGTATTATTGTATTGTTTCTTCGTGGTACTATCTGTGTCTCAATGCTGCGATCGTCAGCATCTAAAGTGCCCGTAGTGATTTAACAGCGAAAAATGATAAATTGAAACCACTATACAATACATTACCGCTTACCAGGCAAACAAATCAAGTTTATATACTATGTACTATCTACGATTGCGTTAACTTTGTTAGTTTTACTCAACATATTATACACTTAAAACACAAAACACCCGCGTGGGGAATTGATCTTACTTCTGCCCAAGCAGTCGAGTTCAACTCACAGTATTTTGAATTACAAttcggtttttgtttattagttTTACTAAACTTTAATGCTTAAGTTGATTTTCATCAGATTTAACTTTCAAAGAGGACACAATGCATGCACGCATTAGTAATCATTCAAGACACATGCAAATAAAGTGTAGAGCAATAAAAAAGATGTGACTTTCATTTCGGAAAAAGATTGTATCCATTAAAATCATTTTCCAAAGggaatagtaataataatggtACTTCTCCACATGATTAGCTTTTTGGtgttctaaatttatttagttaaGTTTAGTTCAAGCTAGCGCAACAGGATAGAAAGGTGTTTCAGCTAAAGTCTATTGGCCATTATGGTTTCCTCAATGATGATGGTCATCTTTCTTGACGAAGCGCAGGCCGCAGTAGCCGCAGATGTGATTTCCGGGTTTGTCCTGCAAACAAATCATGATCCAATGAGTCATATGGATGCGTTAGTTGACTATACAAATCTTACCAGGTTGATGTACACCTTGGGATGACCCAAAGGACCATCGCCGCCGTCGCAGAAGACAACTCGTTCGGTGCACTCCTTTGGTGGCACCTCCTCGATGAGCTTGATGCCCCAGTTCTCGTTCACATACCGCTTGGCGTTCACGAACCGGGCATTGCGGTAGTCCTCCTTATCGAACACctgaaatatgtataaatttgcatattttcgtACATACTCAACAAAATGTTTGCGTAATCGCAGGATGGTCGGATCAACAATTCCGATTTCTCTTACTTGTCCGGTGTGTGTGACCTTCTCGATGTCGCCGCGGCAGCTGGAGTGGCGAACGCTGGCTAGGGGTGACATCCAATTCTGACGCGGAAGGCcgattttggccaaattgttTACCAATTGCTTGCTGGCCATTTTTTACCACAAAAATTTGTACGCAAAATGTATTGTGACACGAAACACCCTGTAGCTGTCAGGCTGACAGCGTCAGCTGGCCTAACAGCGAGCTAACAGCGCAGATGTTAGTTTACATTTACCGATCAGCGGTCACACTGGTTATTTAAAAATAGCTCACTATTTTGACAGTTTCTTAAAATGAATtcgtttaaaataaattaagtacAAATAGATTAATTTAAAGGAATACTATTTTTTAATTCattgaaataatatttaatacagGTCCGTTAAGTTTTAATACTCTCTTAATCGGTTTTTAGTAATTCAAAAGATGTTATAAGTTGTACAAATATTCTGTCAAATTAGTTGATTAATTTAAACAATGAacttgatttaaaaaaaaattgtcatACAGACCAATAGTGCACTTACTTTTTCTAGATTTTGTATATTAGGAGGCATATCattctttttttatattttagaaTGCAAAAGTTTTTGCGCTACTTTATAGTTGTTGTTTAGAAAAAAGGGATGTAAACAAAAGATGAAGAAAGAGAAATGTTTTCCCTTGTCGCACGCTCCACAAAAAGAAATGCCGG contains the following coding sequences:
- the LOC6613447 gene encoding 4'-phosphopantetheine phosphatase — its product is MPLVTPAIIKEKLRKTAINSALKIIRFASIRVAMHSSSLLPDPAVYQPDTLDLNTDEKAADYWFKCFRDMVAKFAKVAVKSQEEDQTATQRAEQFQAAYLQRLEEHQRNVPVNKGKVILGTSELLKLNETLLRRYGFADPWLRQKRLENASAMARLKQRLQELDALADEDTRWTELVRGVLAGNMFDWGAQAISNILEQDSNFGLHSALDRIEKRPWLLDNLDSWLNRLKGEPHKCAVVFVDNSGVDVVLGVLPFVRGLLKRGTKVLLCANSEPALNDVTSEELRSLLDDCSRECEVLEQAWSQGQLLVYANGQTSPCLDMRTLPKELCDAIAANETDLLVIEGMGRALHTNLNARFGCETLKLAVIKNKWLAKYLGGEDMFAVVCKFEPAAPS
- the LOC6613449 gene encoding NADH dehydrogenase [ubiquinone] iron-sulfur protein 6, mitochondrial; its protein translation is MASKQLVNNLAKIGLPRQNWMSPLASVRHSSCRGDIEKVTHTGQVFDKEDYRNARFVNAKRYVNENWGIKLIEEVPPKECTERVVFCDGGDGPLGHPKVYINLDKPGNHICGYCGLRFVKKDDHHH
- the LOC6613448 gene encoding uncharacterized protein LOC6613448 isoform X2 yields the protein MDILKKMFKSEAEKEPNSSVSASNKDEFRKPQWFEEAETDDELFDDDRKFAFQVFTSPLEMQKHFENQLQRLLESLHDKDDGFERDLKEDFLKPGFESKILKKFQQQKDFSLDTDLDGEIYADQLHSLIQRLNPEENVVSGDQVIGNILPSNQHGYRKGVQRAKLTDEEIIMGRIHGTISADGESQSYARPPRPPMNNKPDIMMPMTPMLPRSGMSPFGGVFDGNYQGPKLFSQSVMTKTVRKPDGSYETTKVTQDSSGHKTTTVTRMIDGRKETIVTHDGGAPAAGMGGKQVQQQQQQKEELAVDRGERNIYVTKEGYAMPRNLW
- the LOC6613448 gene encoding uncharacterized protein LOC6613448 isoform X1; protein product: MDILKKMFKSEAEKEPNSSSVSASNKDEFRKPQWFEEAETDDELFDDDRKFAFQVFTSPLEMQKHFENQLQRLLESLHDKDDGFERDLKEDFLKPGFESKILKKFQQQKDFSLDTDLDGEIYADQLHSLIQRLNPEENVVSGDQVIGNILPSNQHGYRKGVQRAKLTDEEIIMGRIHGTISADGESQSYARPPRPPMNNKPDIMMPMTPMLPRSGMSPFGGVFDGNYQGPKLFSQSVMTKTVRKPDGSYETTKVTQDSSGHKTTTVTRMIDGRKETIVTHDGGAPAAGMGGKQVQQQQQQKEELAVDRGERNIYVTKEGYAMPRNLW